A part of Leptotrichia hongkongensis genomic DNA contains:
- a CDS encoding DUF4878 domain-containing protein: MKKILLGIFMLLCIVSCGSGPDATVSKFINSVKAEKMKEAAKYAIDDSFEENLDIKYNTKIQELLFKTLLKNLEYKIVKSEKQDNETTIVTVEVTNVDVEKIFLQVFKKMTQETFTSNGTHSLSVEDRFKEELEAKEKPKSKNVTKFVVKKTANGEKIVLTAENIDVLLGKLNTTLSNLNTLGGTEQETAVELPETGPSTGLSQKPEELRNQNK; this comes from the coding sequence ATGAAAAAAATACTATTAGGGATTTTTATGCTTTTATGTATAGTTAGCTGTGGATCAGGGCCTGATGCGACAGTTTCAAAATTTATTAATAGCGTAAAGGCTGAAAAAATGAAAGAAGCGGCAAAATATGCAATAGACGACAGCTTTGAGGAAAATTTGGATATAAAATACAATACTAAAATTCAAGAACTGCTTTTCAAGACATTATTAAAAAATCTTGAATATAAAATAGTTAAATCAGAAAAACAAGATAATGAAACTACTATCGTAACTGTTGAAGTTACAAATGTAGATGTTGAAAAAATATTCTTACAAGTTTTCAAAAAAATGACACAAGAGACTTTTACAAGCAATGGAACACATTCATTATCAGTTGAAGACAGATTTAAGGAAGAACTTGAAGCAAAAGAAAAACCAAAATCAAAAAATGTTACAAAATTTGTAGTTAAAAAAACAGCAAATGGAGAAAAAATTGTTTTAACAGCAGAAAATATCGATGTTTTACTTGGTAAATTAAACACAACATTATCAAATTTAAACACACTTGGTGGAACTGAGCAAGAAACAGCAGTAGAATTACCAGAAACAGGGCCATCAACTGGATTATCACAAAAACCAGAAGAACTTAGAAATCAAAATAAATAA
- the lpxD gene encoding UDP-3-O-(3-hydroxymyristoyl)glucosamine N-acyltransferase: protein MYNIKEIAKLINGEIRGNDELNFTRLAPFFHSNEKELTFAADEKMLKNMDKCNAGAVIVPDLPNLPANKTFIVVKSNPRELMPILLNYFKPKLQPFENQIENSAKIDETANVSKINTYIGHNVKIGKNVVIYPNVSIFEGTEIGDDCIIYSNVTIREFTKVGRGTILQPGAVIGSDGFGFVKINGNNVKIEQIGHVILGEEVEIGANSCVDRGAIGDTIIKKGTKIDNLVHIAHNDIIGENCLIVAQTGISGSVEVGDNSTLAGQVGVAGHLKIGSNVVIAAKSGVTNDVPDGKQMSGYPLREHMEDLRVKMAMGKVPELVKRMKKLEKEFGK from the coding sequence ATGTATAATATTAAAGAAATTGCAAAATTAATAAACGGAGAAATCAGAGGAAACGATGAATTAAATTTTACAAGGCTTGCTCCATTTTTTCATTCAAATGAAAAGGAATTAACATTTGCAGCGGATGAGAAAATGCTGAAAAATATGGATAAATGTAATGCAGGTGCTGTAATTGTTCCTGATTTGCCAAATTTACCTGCAAATAAGACCTTTATTGTTGTAAAAAGTAATCCGAGAGAATTGATGCCAATACTGCTGAATTATTTCAAGCCTAAATTGCAGCCATTTGAAAATCAGATAGAAAATTCTGCAAAAATTGATGAAACTGCAAATGTCTCAAAAATAAATACTTATATTGGACACAATGTAAAAATTGGAAAAAATGTTGTTATTTATCCAAATGTATCGATTTTTGAAGGAACTGAAATTGGAGATGACTGCATAATTTATTCAAATGTTACTATAAGAGAATTTACAAAAGTCGGAAGAGGTACAATTTTGCAGCCGGGAGCTGTGATAGGATCTGACGGGTTTGGATTTGTAAAAATTAATGGAAACAATGTGAAAATTGAGCAAATTGGACACGTAATATTAGGAGAGGAAGTTGAAATTGGAGCAAATTCGTGCGTTGACAGAGGTGCAATTGGAGATACAATTATAAAAAAAGGTACAAAAATTGATAATCTTGTTCACATTGCACATAATGACATTATTGGTGAAAACTGTCTGATTGTGGCTCAAACTGGTATTTCTGGAAGTGTAGAAGTGGGAGACAATTCGACTCTTGCAGGGCAAGTTGGAGTGGCAGGACATCTTAAAATTGGAAGTAATGTAGTAATTGCAGCAAAATCTGGGGTTACTAATGATGTGCCGGATGGAAAGCAGATGTCTGGTTATCCACTTCGTGAGCATATGGAAGATTTAAGAGTGAAAATGGCCATGGGAAAAGTGCCTGAACTTGTAAAGAGAATGAAAAAGTTGGAAAAGGAATTTGGGAAATAG
- a CDS encoding BamA/OMP85 family outer membrane protein, with protein MSNQKLKSKIYALIIAVTLFVSVNKVTQAEEKSRITETKELADNGKNSTANKVEEEEDNEDQISDVNKIQYIPEEVEIGNEIGDEKGKKIKSKRTSIRQAKGKNNIFETQAETRDDLKVGSIQISQTKEISSEYLLSQIPVKPGDNYSNKSLSDIYLSLKRLGYITEANVYPKIQGNSVNIVVEVAEAENAAAILERQKVQEEMKKETEYTISSVDIEGTKIRSKEEYLKDLPVKPGDIFIPQKALEGAQKIFNSGYFAKVDPKIDRKTDNTVSIVYEVQENPIIQSINFEGNTLYKNSELEKALGVKKGEILNGNLLNPDENGVIKLYNKDGYSLARIETINVSNEGNVNIGLTEGIVDSVEVQKAPSKNDNERQSAKRSTLRTKPYVFERYMEIKPGQVFQTKNIKSTISELYRTGMFTEITPVFEGKENDPNARVVKLLVEERPTTTINGSISYGTSVGLVGELKLSDDNFLGRGQSASATLSASNKGDKTFELNWFDPWLKGTERVQLGGSFYWTQSVDDNADADEVEKVRKIGTRWQIGKGLNSDIDVRFIARFDNYKELFANKKVNDKYKLFAMGPILTYDTRDNKFSPTKGFYGTMAYERGELIKDPRKYDQFEVDLRAYHPTFFGDKNVMAYRAAWGTTGSGTPEALRFSIGGAESVRGYDYSAFDGFDKFHATIENRTKINDTLQLVAFFDIGNAWQNESRDPRTGKKIYKPNRKDAHDFKDLKKGYGIGVRLNTPIGPLRFDYGWPMDPEKKGEKKDKGKFYFSFGQSF; from the coding sequence ATGTCAAACCAAAAATTGAAAAGTAAGATTTATGCTTTGATTATTGCGGTAACTTTATTTGTATCTGTAAATAAGGTAACGCAGGCTGAAGAAAAAAGCAGAATAACTGAAACAAAAGAATTGGCAGATAATGGAAAAAATAGTACAGCCAATAAAGTGGAAGAGGAAGAAGACAACGAAGACCAAATTTCAGATGTTAATAAGATTCAATATATTCCTGAAGAGGTAGAAATTGGTAATGAAATAGGAGATGAGAAAGGTAAGAAGATAAAGAGTAAAAGAACTTCGATTCGTCAGGCAAAAGGAAAAAATAATATATTTGAAACTCAAGCTGAAACAAGAGACGATTTAAAAGTTGGTTCAATTCAAATTTCACAAACAAAAGAAATATCTTCTGAATATCTGTTATCACAAATTCCAGTAAAACCTGGAGATAATTATTCGAATAAAAGCTTGAGTGATATTTACTTGTCACTTAAAAGATTAGGATATATAACAGAAGCAAATGTTTATCCAAAGATTCAGGGGAATTCTGTAAATATAGTAGTTGAAGTTGCAGAAGCTGAAAATGCGGCAGCAATTCTGGAAAGACAAAAAGTTCAGGAAGAAATGAAAAAAGAAACAGAATACACAATATCAAGTGTAGATATTGAAGGAACAAAAATACGTAGCAAGGAAGAATATTTGAAAGACTTGCCAGTAAAACCTGGAGATATTTTTATACCTCAAAAAGCACTTGAAGGAGCACAAAAAATATTTAATTCAGGATATTTTGCAAAAGTTGATCCAAAAATTGATAGAAAAACCGATAATACTGTTTCAATAGTTTACGAAGTTCAGGAAAATCCAATTATTCAAAGTATAAATTTTGAAGGTAATACACTTTACAAAAATTCAGAATTGGAAAAAGCATTGGGTGTAAAAAAAGGCGAAATCTTAAATGGAAACTTATTGAATCCTGATGAAAACGGAGTAATTAAGTTATATAACAAAGATGGATATTCTCTTGCAAGAATTGAAACGATAAATGTTTCAAATGAAGGAAATGTAAATATAGGTTTAACAGAAGGAATTGTTGATTCTGTAGAAGTTCAGAAAGCTCCTTCAAAAAATGATAATGAAAGACAATCTGCAAAACGTTCTACTTTAAGAACAAAACCTTATGTATTTGAAAGATATATGGAAATAAAACCAGGACAAGTTTTCCAAACTAAAAATATAAAATCTACAATAAGTGAGCTTTATAGAACAGGTATGTTTACTGAAATTACTCCAGTGTTTGAAGGGAAAGAAAATGATCCAAATGCAAGAGTTGTAAAATTACTTGTAGAAGAACGTCCAACTACTACAATTAATGGAAGTATTTCTTATGGAACATCTGTTGGATTAGTAGGAGAACTTAAATTATCTGATGATAATTTCTTAGGAAGAGGACAGTCTGCTTCTGCTACTCTTTCTGCTTCAAACAAAGGAGACAAGACATTTGAGCTTAACTGGTTTGATCCTTGGTTAAAAGGAACTGAAAGAGTTCAGCTTGGAGGATCGTTTTACTGGACTCAATCTGTAGATGATAATGCTGATGCTGATGAAGTAGAAAAAGTTAGAAAAATTGGAACACGTTGGCAAATTGGTAAAGGGTTGAATAGCGATATTGATGTAAGATTTATTGCAAGATTCGATAATTATAAAGAATTATTTGCTAATAAGAAAGTAAATGATAAATATAAATTATTCGCAATGGGACCAATATTAACTTATGACACAAGAGACAATAAATTTAGTCCTACAAAAGGATTCTATGGAACAATGGCGTACGAAAGAGGAGAACTTATAAAAGATCCTAGAAAGTATGATCAGTTTGAAGTAGATTTAAGAGCCTACCATCCAACATTCTTTGGTGATAAGAATGTAATGGCGTATAGAGCAGCTTGGGGAACAACAGGAAGTGGTACTCCAGAAGCACTAAGATTTAGTATAGGTGGAGCTGAATCTGTACGTGGGTATGACTATAGTGCATTTGATGGATTTGATAAATTCCATGCGACAATCGAAAATAGAACAAAAATTAATGATACATTACAACTAGTAGCGTTCTTTGATATAGGAAATGCTTGGCAAAATGAGTCAAGAGATCCTCGTACTGGTAAGAAAATCTATAAACCAAATAGAAAAGATGCTCATGACTTCAAAGATCTTAAAAAAGGGTACGGAATTGGGGTAAGATTGAATACACCAATTGGTCCATTAAGATTTGACTATGGTTGGCCAATGGATCCTGAGAAAAAAGGTGAGAAAAAAGATAAAGGTAAGTTCTACTTTAGCTTTGGACAATCATTCTAG
- a CDS encoding translocation/assembly module TamB domain-containing protein translates to MKYIKKSLIVFIFLLMSLFGLKLYISTKNFNSMLTSILKSSGLNVEFKDVKLIGFNKIQIDNLKVKDIAGNVVIDGKRTTAGISLLMPTRLNRIDVYNGTVNLERRKNNDFNIFYVIKKDPKKKQTYDPTSRIGKLHIHNATLNYTDTSFDKKISKRLTKVNGRLETAKSRGFSLVAKGSGNKNQDGTVEAVKIELKQLLKSKQSIYSMFDKIKNSDERRKEFRLNFSFENVGITEELGQYVPLEMIKAKGGLLTGVLKLENDKIKKTTQALGSLKIKNGKLRYVDLDGDIDNVNALIDLKKDRITVNADTKLNESPVTIALTYLVQNQKLNLKLVTDKLPFEQVARYKIIKDSKIKAEGLVTGNLEVNADTKNKKTTLNGKFSSDNIKISNYNFQNIKTNMKIADEKLTLTDTAFLFDQEFSGFRVNEDVKIGKFVYDLKKKTGTGDYVLNNLGSDFNIKTITGNAQISAKNIITGTVRSKALNGNYVVNPKAQTVVVNARSNSYFTVNYGGKNYTINPDVDNLVVKFNEKNVLRSGHINAKIKDLSMPFVNTVNAKIRIHNGNYSISGTAGIKGGGTVNISGITTSDMKHSYSLKLPKNVDIAKLLRANGYNFKGLDKAKLPATLTAKISGNGNKISGTYNLYSPYGEYLGEYEKLNASGKINDLANLDITINTNVDELWFGYQRLKNVSGNLRIKDNIVNITSIQNENLNASGKFNIKTGKMDINAGLKDYVLYNTSGPKINLKVGTLDANLSGTVDKPSGAITMPSAITSINSNYVGDTNAKISIKDGVVNFDNVTLRENSLYGTYDLKTGISDIGISLNEPDIPKLLKMKDLTFGTRSDLSLKGDLNNFNLAGQVILGNMSFKTYRIPHVVAELEYSNGDIDKLFKYGTFNLQKLKFIGDNQETLFETNTKFDLANVDIDYRIEKQKFSLDSVQDLKDKGYSGDIDFGFMYRGSFENFVTGVQIKSDEIKLSGFPVKNVDIDLQANEKNLNIGQFYLEYEDNPLLVNGYVQFSPIKYNVSMLAKDFNLDFLGLNKDVEQASGIANIDAVISSESTTGHILLDKFNYKTKDKLTLVDNVNANIDLKNNKLVVNRLDGGYNGGTFKVTGDLDVPTIPADFMKTKRLELGKFELNANLNNVGLHYGKGIDFALTGDAVFTENRLFGNFVVDNAEIRELPNFGGTDSETKTASAEQKAKKQQEKTIVEGIVEEVIDKILKQYTVNLNVRTGNHVKINIPNVSIVRNIEGTVKGASEITYTNKEIGIDGEYMITRGSFSVNGNDFKIDGAEIRFTPSTNGTASSISNPFVIFDASTIVNGDRIDINVSGNINSPEIKFSSSSGKTREEIISQLAFNTVVGNSPKKPGEKNDENSADGLVVAGSLVNTALNELIFSSVTGKIRDILKVSKFSVSTNLKQSNKTGKYSAATTLTIQDNLYKDKLFWNASVKFPYQSSNSEEKDPIGYNAWLSYNVTNGLDLRVGGESINKSRVSTNMNNGSRINYYFGIDFSTRADTFGDILRKIFRKKKLETLKK, encoded by the coding sequence ATGAAATACATAAAGAAATCTTTAATTGTATTTATTTTTCTTTTGATGTCTTTATTTGGATTAAAGTTATATATTTCAACTAAAAATTTTAATAGCATGTTGACTTCAATCTTGAAAAGTAGTGGACTGAATGTTGAATTTAAAGATGTTAAGCTGATAGGATTTAACAAAATTCAGATTGACAATTTAAAGGTTAAAGATATTGCTGGAAATGTTGTTATCGATGGTAAAAGAACTACAGCTGGAATTAGTTTGCTTATGCCAACTCGGCTTAATAGAATTGATGTTTATAACGGGACTGTAAATCTGGAACGTAGAAAAAATAATGATTTTAATATTTTTTATGTAATAAAAAAAGATCCTAAAAAGAAACAAACATATGATCCGACAAGCAGAATTGGAAAACTTCACATTCATAATGCAACTTTGAATTATACAGATACAAGTTTTGATAAAAAAATATCAAAAAGATTGACAAAAGTGAATGGAAGACTCGAAACTGCTAAGTCAAGAGGTTTTTCACTTGTTGCAAAAGGTTCTGGAAATAAAAATCAAGATGGAACAGTTGAGGCTGTAAAAATTGAATTAAAACAGCTTCTGAAGTCTAAACAGTCGATTTATTCAATGTTTGATAAAATAAAAAACAGTGATGAAAGAAGAAAGGAATTCAGGCTTAACTTTAGTTTTGAGAATGTTGGCATAACTGAAGAGCTGGGACAATATGTGCCGCTTGAAATGATTAAGGCAAAAGGTGGACTGCTTACTGGTGTATTAAAGTTAGAAAATGATAAAATCAAGAAAACAACACAAGCATTAGGAAGTCTCAAAATTAAAAATGGTAAACTAAGATATGTAGATTTAGATGGCGATATTGATAATGTAAACGCTTTAATTGATTTGAAGAAAGACAGGATTACGGTTAATGCCGATACTAAATTAAATGAGAGTCCAGTAACTATAGCATTAACTTATCTTGTGCAGAATCAGAAATTAAATTTAAAATTAGTTACAGATAAACTTCCTTTTGAACAAGTTGCACGGTATAAAATAATCAAGGATTCAAAAATTAAGGCTGAAGGATTGGTTACAGGAAATCTTGAAGTAAATGCTGATACCAAAAACAAAAAAACTACACTTAATGGTAAATTTTCTTCAGATAATATAAAAATTTCAAATTATAATTTTCAAAATATAAAAACTAATATGAAAATTGCTGATGAAAAACTAACTTTGACTGATACTGCATTTTTGTTTGATCAGGAATTTTCAGGATTCAGAGTTAATGAAGATGTTAAAATTGGAAAATTTGTGTATGACTTGAAAAAGAAAACTGGAACAGGGGATTATGTCTTAAATAATCTAGGGTCAGATTTTAACATCAAGACAATTACTGGAAATGCCCAAATTTCTGCTAAGAACATTATAACAGGAACAGTAAGGTCAAAAGCACTGAATGGAAATTATGTTGTAAATCCTAAAGCACAGACAGTAGTGGTAAATGCTAGAAGTAATAGTTATTTCACTGTAAATTATGGTGGGAAAAACTACACAATAAATCCTGATGTAGACAACTTAGTTGTAAAATTTAATGAAAAAAATGTGCTGCGTTCCGGACATATTAATGCGAAAATAAAAGATTTGTCAATGCCGTTTGTAAACACTGTAAATGCTAAAATAAGAATACATAATGGAAATTACAGTATTAGTGGAACAGCTGGAATAAAAGGTGGCGGAACGGTAAATATCTCAGGAATTACAACTTCAGATATGAAACATTCTTATTCATTAAAATTACCTAAAAATGTAGATATTGCAAAATTGTTAAGAGCAAATGGCTATAATTTCAAAGGATTGGATAAGGCAAAATTGCCAGCAACACTTACAGCAAAAATTAGTGGAAACGGAAATAAAATTTCTGGAACATACAATCTTTACAGCCCTTATGGAGAATATCTAGGAGAATATGAAAAATTAAATGCTAGTGGTAAAATCAATGATTTAGCGAATTTGGATATAACAATTAATACAAATGTAGATGAATTATGGTTTGGTTACCAGAGGCTTAAAAATGTAAGTGGAAATCTGAGAATAAAAGACAATATTGTAAATATCACAAGTATTCAGAATGAAAATTTAAATGCCAGCGGTAAGTTTAATATAAAAACTGGTAAAATGGACATAAATGCTGGATTGAAAGATTATGTGCTTTACAATACTTCTGGACCAAAAATTAATTTAAAAGTTGGAACATTGGATGCAAATTTATCAGGAACAGTAGATAAACCTTCAGGAGCAATAACAATGCCATCTGCGATAACGTCAATAAATTCAAACTATGTAGGTGATACAAATGCAAAAATTAGCATAAAAGACGGAGTTGTAAATTTTGATAATGTAACTTTACGTGAAAACAGCCTATATGGAACTTATGATTTGAAGACTGGTATTTCAGACATTGGGATTAGCTTAAATGAGCCTGATATTCCAAAACTTTTAAAAATGAAGGATTTAACATTTGGAACAAGATCAGATCTTAGTTTAAAGGGTGATTTGAACAACTTTAATTTGGCAGGACAGGTAATTCTTGGTAATATGAGCTTTAAAACTTATAGAATTCCACATGTTGTTGCAGAACTTGAATATTCTAATGGAGATATAGATAAATTATTCAAATATGGAACGTTTAATTTGCAGAAACTTAAATTTATTGGGGATAACCAGGAAACATTGTTTGAGACAAATACTAAATTTGATCTAGCAAATGTAGATATTGATTATAGGATAGAGAAACAGAAGTTTTCACTAGATTCTGTACAAGATTTAAAGGATAAAGGATATAGCGGAGACATTGACTTCGGATTTATGTATCGCGGAAGTTTTGAAAATTTTGTAACAGGAGTTCAGATAAAATCGGATGAAATTAAACTTAGTGGATTCCCAGTAAAAAATGTTGACATTGATTTACAGGCTAATGAAAAAAACTTGAATATCGGTCAATTTTATTTAGAATATGAAGATAATCCGCTTCTTGTAAATGGATATGTTCAATTTTCACCAATAAAATATAATGTTTCTATGCTAGCAAAAGATTTTAACCTTGATTTTTTAGGACTTAATAAAGATGTAGAACAAGCAAGTGGGATTGCAAACATAGATGCGGTTATTTCAAGTGAATCTACAACAGGGCATATTTTATTAGATAAATTTAACTATAAGACAAAAGATAAATTAACACTTGTTGACAATGTAAATGCTAATATTGATTTGAAAAATAATAAACTTGTTGTAAATCGGTTAGATGGTGGATATAATGGTGGAACTTTTAAAGTAACAGGAGATTTGGATGTTCCAACAATTCCTGCTGATTTTATGAAGACGAAGAGGCTGGAACTTGGAAAATTTGAATTAAATGCCAATCTTAATAATGTTGGACTTCATTATGGAAAAGGGATAGACTTTGCACTTACTGGAGATGCAGTGTTTACTGAAAATAGACTATTTGGAAATTTTGTCGTTGATAATGCAGAAATTCGAGAATTGCCAAATTTCGGTGGAACGGATTCTGAAACAAAAACTGCTTCGGCAGAACAAAAAGCTAAAAAACAGCAAGAAAAAACAATTGTAGAAGGAATTGTCGAAGAAGTAATTGACAAAATATTAAAGCAGTATACAGTTAATCTAAACGTACGGACAGGAAACCATGTGAAAATAAATATTCCTAACGTAAGTATTGTAAGAAATATAGAAGGAACTGTAAAAGGAGCTTCTGAAATCACATATACTAATAAGGAAATCGGAATAGATGGAGAATATATGATTACAAGAGGTTCATTTTCTGTAAACGGAAATGATTTTAAAATAGATGGTGCAGAAATAAGATTTACTCCATCGACTAACGGTACAGCATCCTCTATATCAAATCCTTTTGTAATATTTGATGCGAGTACAATAGTAAATGGAGATAGAATAGATATAAATGTAAGCGGAAATATAAATTCTCCTGAAATTAAATTTTCATCATCTTCTGGAAAAACTAGGGAAGAAATAATATCACAACTTGCATTTAATACTGTAGTTGGAAATAGCCCTAAAAAACCAGGTGAAAAAAATGATGAAAATTCAGCTGATGGATTAGTCGTTGCAGGCTCTTTGGTAAATACTGCATTAAATGAGTTGATTTTTTCGTCAGTAACTGGTAAAATTAGAGATATACTGAAAGTATCTAAATTTTCTGTTTCAACAAATCTTAAACAATCAAATAAAACAGGAAAATATAGTGCAGCAACTACACTTACAATACAGGATAATTTATATAAGGATAAACTATTTTGGAATGCATCAGTCAAATTTCCATATCAGAGTTCAAATTCTGAGGAAAAAGATCCAATTGGTTACAACGCCTGGTTGAGCTATAATGTTACAAATGGCTTAGACTTAAGAGTTGGAGGAGAAAGTATAAACAAAAGCAGAGTAAGTACGAATATGAATAATGGATCAAGAATAAATTATTATTTTGGAATTGATTTTTCAACAAGAGCTGATACGTTCGGAGATATTTTAAGAAAAATATTTAGAAAGAAAAAACTTGAAACATTAAAAAAATAG
- the accB gene encoding acetyl-CoA carboxylase biotin carboxyl carrier protein, which produces MDLEQIEKLVEIIEKSTLKEITVEEGNLKINLKRENNSEIQNVQKNIERKTEIVEEPDEESFITSPIVGTFYSAASPETPAFVRVGDTVKKGQPVCIVEAMKLMNEINCDFDCEIEAVLVSNEQKVEYGQPLFRVKKI; this is translated from the coding sequence ATGGATTTAGAACAAATTGAAAAATTAGTAGAAATCATAGAAAAATCAACGCTTAAAGAGATTACTGTAGAAGAAGGCAATTTAAAAATCAATTTAAAGCGTGAAAATAATTCAGAAATTCAGAATGTTCAAAAAAATATAGAAAGAAAAACAGAAATTGTGGAAGAACCGGATGAAGAAAGTTTTATCACTTCACCAATTGTAGGAACTTTCTATTCAGCGGCTTCTCCAGAAACTCCTGCATTCGTGCGTGTAGGAGATACAGTAAAAAAAGGGCAGCCAGTTTGTATTGTAGAAGCAATGAAACTGATGAATGAAATAAACTGCGACTTTGACTGTGAAATAGAAGCGGTATTAGTAAGCAATGAGCAAAAAGTCGAATATGGACAGCCATTGTTCAGAGTAAAAAAAATATAA
- a CDS encoding biotin-dependent carboxyltransferase family protein, with amino-acid sequence MGFRVLKGGLLTTVQDIGRTGYQSQGFGTSGVMDVRSFKIANMLIDNPENEAVLEFTMIGPTLEFTSETIIAITGGDFQPLINKKPAPMYTAIYINKGDVLEFQGARTGVRGYIAFSCYLNIPVIMGSRSTNIKCGIGGFKGRNLKEGDYISFRIRRRYLPYFLSRTLDLDEFNQEDEVIRVIMGPQDNLFTNEGKKTFLNSEFTITNDFDRMGCRIEGPYIAHKESADIISDGIALGAIQVPAHGKPIILLADRQTTGGYPKIATVATVDLPKLVQRKADHKIRFKAISVEEAQNLLIEEMNEFTQFRKKIHAPCKEVLDVRFVSKRLKTLFE; translated from the coding sequence ATGGGATTTCGTGTGTTAAAGGGAGGGCTTTTGACAACTGTTCAGGATATAGGTAGAACAGGATATCAAAGTCAAGGTTTTGGAACATCTGGAGTTATGGATGTGCGTTCCTTTAAAATTGCGAACATGCTTATTGACAATCCTGAAAATGAAGCTGTGCTTGAATTTACAATGATTGGTCCCACGCTTGAATTTACAAGCGAAACAATAATTGCAATAACGGGTGGAGATTTTCAGCCATTAATCAATAAAAAACCAGCTCCAATGTATACTGCAATTTATATTAATAAAGGCGATGTGCTTGAATTTCAAGGTGCAAGAACAGGTGTGAGAGGTTATATAGCTTTTTCGTGCTACTTAAATATCCCTGTAATAATGGGAAGCCGTTCTACGAATATAAAGTGCGGAATCGGTGGTTTTAAAGGACGTAATTTAAAAGAAGGGGATTATATTTCTTTTAGGATAAGAAGACGGTATTTACCATATTTCCTTTCAAGAACACTTGATTTAGATGAATTTAATCAGGAAGATGAGGTAATCCGTGTAATAATGGGACCGCAAGATAATCTGTTTACAAACGAAGGTAAAAAAACTTTTTTAAACAGCGAATTTACAATTACAAACGACTTTGACAGAATGGGATGCCGGATAGAAGGGCCTTATATTGCTCATAAAGAGTCGGCTGACATAATATCGGACGGAATAGCATTGGGAGCTATACAGGTTCCTGCACATGGAAAACCTATTATTTTGCTGGCAGACAGGCAGACAACAGGAGGATATCCCAAAATAGCCACAGTTGCAACAGTAGATTTGCCAAAATTAGTGCAAAGAAAAGCAGACCATAAAATTCGTTTTAAAGCAATCAGTGTTGAAGAAGCACAAAATCTTTTGATTGAAGAAATGAATGAATTTACTCAGTTTAGAAAAAAAATTCATGCACCTTGCAAGGAAGTGCTAGATGTGAGATTTGTGTCCAAAAGGCTTAAGACGTTATTTGAATAA
- the pxpB gene encoding 5-oxoprolinase subunit PxpB produces MTGKQSEGIKILPEGDSAILIEFPKTISPEINGKITSLAHLIKEQHIEGVMDMIPAFCSLLIHYDPRVISYGKLLNRVNKIMKLNLDMKSKTKKVYEIPVCYGGEYGPDLEFVAKNAGLSIEEVIKIHSSKDYLIYMLGFLPGFSYLGGLDERIHTPRLDNPRIKIPAGSVGIGGAQTGIYPLESPGGWQLIGKTPVKTYDSDRKVPVLFEAGDYIRFVPISEAEFEKIEKEVEENKYECIVHKEEVE; encoded by the coding sequence ATGACAGGGAAACAGTCGGAAGGCATAAAAATACTTCCTGAAGGAGATTCGGCAATTTTAATTGAATTCCCAAAAACTATATCGCCTGAGATAAATGGAAAAATTACTTCACTCGCACATCTTATAAAGGAACAGCATATAGAAGGGGTGATGGATATGATACCCGCATTCTGCTCGCTCCTTATTCATTATGATCCACGTGTTATTAGTTATGGAAAGTTATTGAATAGAGTGAATAAAATAATGAAATTAAATTTGGATATGAAGTCAAAAACTAAAAAAGTATATGAAATTCCAGTCTGTTATGGCGGAGAATACGGGCCGGATTTGGAATTTGTTGCTAAAAATGCAGGTCTTTCAATTGAAGAAGTTATAAAAATTCATAGTTCAAAGGATTATTTGATTTATATGCTTGGATTTTTACCAGGATTTTCGTATCTAGGTGGACTTGATGAAAGGATTCATACACCAAGATTGGATAATCCAAGAATAAAAATCCCTGCTGGAAGTGTGGGAATTGGAGGTGCTCAAACTGGAATTTATCCGCTGGAATCACCAGGAGGATGGCAATTGATTGGAAAGACACCAGTAAAAACGTATGATTCTGACAGAAAAGTTCCTGTTTTATTTGAAGCAGGAGATTATATACGTTTTGTACCAATTTCAGAAGCAGAATTTGAAAAAATTGAAAAAGAAGTGGAAGAAAATAAATATGAATGCATTGTGCATAAAGAGGAGGTGGAATAA